GGCCAGAGAATAAGCGTCCGATTTGGTCAATACCCGGTTTTTGGCGGCTTTTCCAAAAGCCGCAAGGCTTTCGTCATCCAGGGAATCAGACAGCTGCACCACACACAGACCGGGATCAGACCCTTTTTCCGTGCGGGTTTCCAGAAATATCTGAAACAGGGACATGACCGCATCATAATACCGGGGTTCCAGGATCATTTCAAACCCCATGGCGGAGTTGTGGGAAGTATAGGGAATATCCTTGTGCACATACAGCTGATGCCGGCTGATGGCCTTGGTGGCGGCCAGTTTTTCCGCCGTTAGGATGCGGCACAGATCCTCCACCAGCCAGCCGGTCCCCCGGGTGCCGGGCATGTCCGTGTCATCGATGCACACCATGTAGTTCATCTCGCACTCTCCATCAAAAGGTCATCCGGATACCGGCATATCCGGTCCGGCCGGCCTGGGGCAGCCCATAGGATTCTTCATAATTTTCATCCGTCAGGTTATCCAGTCCTAGGTAGAGAAATACCGAATCCTTGTAGACTTTTTGTTCCAGTTTCACGTTCACCAGGGTATAGTCCTTGAGTTTGCCCTTGTCAAAGTTATCGGAATAGTAGTACTGGTCGGCCGTGTGCAGGATGTCTGCATGAACTCTCAGGCCGAAATCCCAGGTATATCCCACATCCAGGGTGTATTTATGGGCCGGCCGGTACTGGAGTTCATCTCTTTGGGCCCCGGCGGACTTGTCTTCGGTGTCCAGATAGGAATACCCCAGACCGATGGTGCCGGAGGTGAGAAACGGCTTGAACAGATAGATCTCAAATCCCTTGAATTCATAAGATTCCCAATTCTTGTAGAGCTCGGTGGCATCATTTTTTTCAATATACTGGGATACGTCATGTTTGAACACCGCCAGATCCAGGGTCATGTCCCCGAAAAGGCGCTGGGTGATGCCGGCTTCGTAATTTTTGGATTCTTCAGGCACCAGATCGGCATTCCCGGATTTGGGATCATACAGCTGCTTGATATCCGGAAACCGGATCTTTCTGGCATAGGAGGCCCGCAGTATGGTGCTGTCGGTCAGATCATAACTCAAACCGGCCATATAGCTTCCCTTGTCCACATCACTTCCCTCATCTTTGGTCTGCCAGTGGTGGCTGTACCCGGCCGTAACCCCCAGTTTTGACAGCAGCCGCACATTGTATTCCAGTGCCGCTGAATACATGTCCAGACCATGATCGTAATAATAGGCGGTGGGTGGGACGTTGTCCTTGTCCACATTTCTGAAATCAGATGTGTAGTCACTGGCCTCGGTGGAAAGCCCCAGCACCGCATTCCCAGCGGTTCCGAAATCCGCACGGGTCTGAAAGGCCGCCCCTTTTATTTTTGTTTCATCGTTGCTTTGATAGGTGTTTTTCTTGGTCATGGTGCTGTAGGTGTCATCATCGTACCGGGCATTTTCCTGGTCGTTTGTGTTGGCAAACACCCAGCCTCTGAAACCGAACATCCCTTTGGGGGTGTAACTCATGGACACCTGACCGGAAAGAGTTTCTAAATCCTCGGTGCGATCGTATTTCGGCTTTTTGTAGAACGGATCTTTCTTGTCATCCACAGTCATGGGGGGTGTGCCATACTCGCCGGTCGTCCTTTCCAATGTCAGGCCCATTTCAATCTCGTCGGTCATCTGGTACACCAGGTTGCCGAACAGACTCAACCGTTCACTGTCGCTGTTGTTTCGCTCATTCCCATCTTCCTGGGAGGTGGGATCAAAATTGTCGGACACGTGAAACCCGTCGGAATCATAATTGTTGACAGCGCCGAAAAAACTGACCTTATCATTGCCGCCCCCCACATTGAGTTTGGTGTAATGGTTGCCGTTTTCATCCATTTCTGCCGACACATCTCCGCCAAGTCCTGTTGTTCCCTGCTTGGTGATGATATTGATGACCCCGGCAAGCCCTCCCTGGCCGTAGAGCACGGAATGGCCCCCATAGGACACCTTGATTTTGGCGATGTTTTCCGTGGAAATCATGTTGGGGTCGAACTGGCTGTCATAGGTGGAGTTCATGGGAATCCCGTTGAGCAGCAGAATGGTGTGCCGGCTTCTGAATCCCCGGATATTGACCCGGGGGACCCCTTCGCCGCCCCGCCGGATATCCACTCCCGGCAACAGTTCCAGGGCTTTGGCCAGGGTCAGGGCATGCCGTTTTTCAATGTCTTCTGCCGTGATCTCCACCGTTTTGACCGGGGTATTTTCCGGACTGTCTGCCGAAACAACCACTTCACCCAGAGAATAAACCGTGGTTGATGGTTGTTTTGCATCTTCGGCAGCCATTGCCAGAGACATACCGATATAAAGCCATAAAACAATGCCGAATACATACCATTTTTTTGGTTTCATTTTTCCTTCCTTTTTGATTTTTCGTTCAACAGGTCTTGATTTTGGCCACAATATAGCTATTTACCGCACAGGTCAACCAAAAAGTTGTTTATGGTTTGTTTGGGTTATTTATACAAAACTATTTCTCATTCATTGACAAAAACAACCCAAATCTATATATCTACGGCATTATGAAACCAGGAACCATGATTTATCTTTCTATTGTTTTGCTCATCCTCTGGCTGTGTCCTTTGACGGCACTGGCGGAAAACCGGGTGGAAAACGACCTGAACAAAGACGGCATCATCGACCAGGTGCTGATTTATGATAATTCCGGCACCATTCTCCAGGTGGATATGGATCAGAATCAGGACGGTTTTTTTGAAAAGCACCAATTTTATACCAGGGGAGTGCTTTCAAGGATTGAAAGGGATACAACCGAAGACCATCACATGGACTGCACGGATTTTTTTGAAAATGAAAAAAGGGTCCGCCAGGAAAAACGCGATACAAAGGGAAACCTGATCCAGGTCGCACTGTTTGCCGACGATGGGCAGATCCAAAAAATTCAGAAAGATACCACCGGGGACCGGCGGTTTGACACCCTTTTCTATTTTGAGGCCGGCCGGCTGATCTCCAGTACCAAAGATACCGACGGCAATGGCACGGTCAACATCACCACCTATTACGACAATGAGCTGCCGGTCCGGCAGGAAGTGGATGAAAACGAAAACGGCACCTTGGACCGGATCGTTTTTTTCGACACCCAGGGGCAGATTCAAAAAATACTGAAAGACCCCTATCAAAAAGACCGGTACCAGACCACCCTGACCTTTGAAAACGGGCAGATGAAAACCCGGGAAAGGGATTCAAACAAAAACGGCAAACCGGATGACATCACCTGGTATGAAAAGGAACAGCCTGTGGAACAAAAGCAGGACACCAATTTTGACGGCCGGTTCGACATCATCACCCGGTTTGCAAACGGGGTGGTCCGGTTCCAGGAAAAAGACCTGGATTTTAACGGCGTATCTGATTTTTTCGCCGATTTCGACGACACGGGAAAAGTGTTGAAGACCCGGGAAGATACCAGTAGAAACGGGCAGATCGACAGGATCAGGCATTATCGGTCCGGGACCCTTTACAAAGTGGCACATGACCATGACGGGGATGAATTTTTTGAAACCGTTTCTCTGATGGAAAACGACCGGATCGTGAAAAACCTCATCGACAAAAACCGGGACGGGACCCCGGATGTGGCGGTGTTTTTCACCGAAAATCAGCAAAGAGACCGGTTGATCAGCGACACCGAATTCAATGGCGCACCCGATACCTGGCAGTATTACTCCGATGATGTGTTGATCCGGGTGGAAAAAGATGAAAACGGGGATGGGAATGTGGATCACAAGGTGTATTATAAAAACGGCCAAAAAACGCATCTGGTCCGGGATACCTCTTTTGACGGACACTTTGACACCACCCAGCGATATGATGACCCGGAATGGTCTTTGATTGTGACCCAGGACATCAGCCAGAACGGGAAGCCCGATATCCGTTCTTTTTTCAAAGGAGAGATACTGCGGCGAAAGGAAGTGGATGAAACCCTGGACGGGACCCTGGATCTGGTGGAAACCTATGATGAGAACGGGCAACTGGAAACCCTGGAGGAATGGAAACAGGGAAACCCCTGGCTGACCTGGTATTACGCGCCCGGCGAAATCCTGATTCGGGGGGAGGAAGACAAAAACCAGGATGGTGTGGTGGAGATCTGGTATCTGTACGAAAACGGCAGGCTGGTCACGGTCAAGGAAGACACCACCCTGGACGGCAAACCGGACCTGTGGGAAACCTATGACAAGACCCAGGCCATGGTGAAACGCGAACGGGACCTGGATTTTGACGGGATTCCGGATTTTGTGGAAACGATCGAACAAGCTGAAACCGATTCCTGATCAGCTGAAAGGAAAAAACAAACACTGATGCTGGCATTTTTATCCAAAGGCGGGATCCTGGTCATCCCCATATTGTTCTGCTCCGTTCTGGTTCTGGCCATTTTTTTTGAGCGCATGATCCGGTATGCGGTCAACCGGCGGCGGGGAAAGGAAATTGAACTCAAAATCGCCGATCTGGTGGCCAAAGGCATGGAAGAAGATGCCCTGACCCTGGCCGGACAGAGCAACTCTCCCATGGGCCGGATTCTTGAAAAAGCGATCCAGGCAAGGGACCTGGACAAAGACACCCTGGAATCGGTGATTGTGAATGCCACGGAAAACGAGGTCCGAGACCTGTCCGCCTATCTCCAGGCCCTGGCCACCATCGGCAACATCGCACCGCTGCTGGGGCTTTTAGGCACCATCATCGGCATGATCAAGGCGTTCATGGTGATCCAGGACATGGGCGGCAAAGTGAATGCCGCGGTTCTGGCCGGCGGCATCTGGGAAGCCATGCTCACCACGGCGTTAGGGCTGGCTGTGGCCCTGCCCACCATGGTGGCCCATTCCTATCTGCTGTCCAAAGTGGACAAATATGAAGCAAGGCTGCAGAACGGCTCGGTCCTGTTTTTGAAAGCCGTTGCCGCAAAGGACCGGTAAGCATGCTGAAATTTAAAAAACACACCCACCGGTACCAGATCCAGGCTCCGCTGACCTCCCTGATCGATATCGTGTTTCTGCTGCTGATCTATTTTCTGCTCACCACCAATTTCATTGTGGAGGAAGGCATCAAGATCAAACTGCCCCAGGCCACGGCATCGGCCCCCCAGATCAAACAGGAGATCACCGTGTTTGTGGACAAGGAAGGGACCGCTTTTATGGCGGACCAGAAAATCCCCATGGACCAGCTGTATACCCGGCTCAAAGAAAAAATCGGCAATGATCCGGACCGCCTGGTGATCATCAAGGCGGACAAAACCGTTATTTTAAACAAGGCCGTCAAGGTCATGGACATTGCCAAGGCCGCGGGTGCAGCCCGGCTGAGCCTGGCAACGGAAAAAGGGCTCTGAGTCACCGGGATGGCACAGCATTCCCATATGTCCGTCAACTGGCTGCTCCATGGGTTCATCCTGGTTTCTTTTGGCATCCATGTCCTGATTTTTCTTCATATGGCAGGCATCTATGAGAACCGGGCCATGTCCTATATCGAACTCACCTTGCAGCAGGTGTCCAAACCGTCCACCCGGGACATTCCCTCCCCCCGGCTCCGGCGACAGCAGGTCCAGAAGACCACTGTCACGCCCATCTACCCCAAACCATTTCAAGTCCCAAAAATGAAGCTGGACCCGGTGGTGACCCGGACACCCACCGTGACAAACGATCAGATTCCGATACCCCAGATGCCCGACACTGTGAGTGCGGCGTCGGTGCCGGTCACGGGATTCAGTGCCCAGCCGGAATCCGTGGCGGATACCACGGATGTCCAAACACAATTCACCACGGCCCGGGACTATTTTGAAATGCTGAATTTAAGGATTCACAGCGTCAAAAAATATCCGGAATCCGCCCGATCCCGGCATATTCAGGGGCGTGTCAAGGTCAAATTCGTGCTCCTGGCGGACGGTTCCCTTAAAGAAGTTCAGGTGGTGAAAACCTCCCGGCACAAAAATCTGGATGAGGCGGCCGTCACTGCCGTCAAAAAAGCGGCCCCGTTTCCCAGACCCCCGGCATCTCTTTTTAAAACCCCGGTCACATTTCAGATTCACATTCTTTTTGAACTGACCTGATTGCAATGCATCGCTGGGAATAACCAAAGGAAAAATTTCCATTATGAAGACACCCCGTCTGTTACAAAAAATCCTTGTATTCATCATTGCCACATGTCTTTTTTTCACCCCCCAGCTGTTGCAGGCCAATGCAGGCAAAGAACGGATCATCACGGACATGGCAGGCCGAAAAGTTGCAATCAAAGGCCCGGTCCAGCGGGTGGTCACCACATTCAAACCGGCCAGTCTGTGCGTGCTGTCCCTGGGTCTGGCCAACACCCTGGTGGGCGTGGACAACTCAAGCCGAAAAGATCCATTGCAGGTATCGGTCTGGCCGGATATCCAGCACCTGCCAGGGGTCGGTACCAAATCCATGGGCATCAACCTGGAAACCCTGGTGTCCCTGAAACCGGATCTGGTGATTTTCTATTCCCAGAACGACGGCCTGCCTGCCACGGAAAAACTTACGGCCATGGGGATCCCCTGCATCGTGATTCTTCCGGAATCCTTTGACAGCATTTTGCAGGCCATGGAAATCATTGCCCGGGCCATGGGAAATTCCCAGCGGATCTCTTTTGTCCGGAACCAGATGGATGCGGTGCTGGCGCTGGTGGATGACCGGCTGGCCGATCTGCCCGGGTCCCGGGAAAAAACCGGGTAT
Above is a window of Desulfotignum balticum DSM 7044 DNA encoding:
- a CDS encoding TonB-dependent receptor plug domain-containing protein — translated: MKPKKWYVFGIVLWLYIGMSLAMAAEDAKQPSTTVYSLGEVVVSADSPENTPVKTVEITAEDIEKRHALTLAKALELLPGVDIRRGGEGVPRVNIRGFRSRHTILLLNGIPMNSTYDSQFDPNMISTENIAKIKVSYGGHSVLYGQGGLAGVINIITKQGTTGLGGDVSAEMDENGNHYTKLNVGGGNDKVSFFGAVNNYDSDGFHVSDNFDPTSQEDGNERNNSDSERLSLFGNLVYQMTDEIEMGLTLERTTGEYGTPPMTVDDKKDPFYKKPKYDRTEDLETLSGQVSMSYTPKGMFGFRGWVFANTNDQENARYDDDTYSTMTKKNTYQSNDETKIKGAAFQTRADFGTAGNAVLGLSTEASDYTSDFRNVDKDNVPPTAYYYDHGLDMYSAALEYNVRLLSKLGVTAGYSHHWQTKDEGSDVDKGSYMAGLSYDLTDSTILRASYARKIRFPDIKQLYDPKSGNADLVPEESKNYEAGITQRLFGDMTLDLAVFKHDVSQYIEKNDATELYKNWESYEFKGFEIYLFKPFLTSGTIGLGYSYLDTEDKSAGAQRDELQYRPAHKYTLDVGYTWDFGLRVHADILHTADQYYYSDNFDKGKLKDYTLVNVKLEQKVYKDSVFLYLGLDNLTDENYEESYGLPQAGRTGYAGIRMTF
- a CDS encoding MotA/TolQ/ExbB proton channel family protein → MLAFLSKGGILVIPILFCSVLVLAIFFERMIRYAVNRRRGKEIELKIADLVAKGMEEDALTLAGQSNSPMGRILEKAIQARDLDKDTLESVIVNATENEVRDLSAYLQALATIGNIAPLLGLLGTIIGMIKAFMVIQDMGGKVNAAVLAGGIWEAMLTTALGLAVALPTMVAHSYLLSKVDKYEARLQNGSVLFLKAVAAKDR
- a CDS encoding ExbD/TolR family protein, with the translated sequence MLKFKKHTHRYQIQAPLTSLIDIVFLLLIYFLLTTNFIVEEGIKIKLPQATASAPQIKQEITVFVDKEGTAFMADQKIPMDQLYTRLKEKIGNDPDRLVIIKADKTVILNKAVKVMDIAKAAGAARLSLATEKGL
- a CDS encoding energy transducer TonB; protein product: MAQHSHMSVNWLLHGFILVSFGIHVLIFLHMAGIYENRAMSYIELTLQQVSKPSTRDIPSPRLRRQQVQKTTVTPIYPKPFQVPKMKLDPVVTRTPTVTNDQIPIPQMPDTVSAASVPVTGFSAQPESVADTTDVQTQFTTARDYFEMLNLRIHSVKKYPESARSRHIQGRVKVKFVLLADGSLKEVQVVKTSRHKNLDEAAVTAVKKAAPFPRPPASLFKTPVTFQIHILFELT
- a CDS encoding ABC transporter substrate-binding protein, which codes for MKTPRLLQKILVFIIATCLFFTPQLLQANAGKERIITDMAGRKVAIKGPVQRVVTTFKPASLCVLSLGLANTLVGVDNSSRKDPLQVSVWPDIQHLPGVGTKSMGINLETLVSLKPDLVIFYSQNDGLPATEKLTAMGIPCIVILPESFDSILQAMEIIARAMGNSQRISFVRNQMDAVLALVDDRLADLPGSREKTGYFASPLGLFSTTTGSMLQDEIFARARIRNVSSHLTGYFQDISPEQLVEWNPDIMVVSQHMKKSQVRLLDLAPLQGISAISQNQVYRCPSSLAPWDFPSPLAVLATLWVAQKAYPEQFADIDVLAQADAFHQNLFGQTMTQMGGTLEDVID